The Cystobacter fuscus DSM 2262 genomic sequence CTACACCAGCCTGCTGGGGGATGGGCTGGTGGATGGGGACCGCCTCTCCTTGGAACTGGACGTGGCCGAGGGGGCCTCCGCGCTCCTGTCGAGCCGGGGCCACACCCGTGTCTACCGCTCGCCGCATGGTTGCAGGAGTGAGGTCGTCGCCAAGGTGGGCGAGGGGGCGCTCCTTGTCTGGGTGCCGGACCCCACGACGTGTTACACGGGCGCCCGGTACGAGCAGCGGCTGGACATCCAGCTCGCCCCAGGGGCCTCGCTCGTCCTGATGGAACTCGTCACCACCGGGCGCAAGGCCAACGGCGAGCGTTGGACCTTCTCGCGCTTCTCCTCCGCGCTGCGCGTCCACCGGGAAGGGCGCGCGTTGTTCGACGAGTGTTGGCTGCTCGATCCCGCCCAGGGAGCGATCTCCGAACGGCTCGGCCGTTTCGATGCGATCGGGACCGTGCTGCTGGTGGGCCCCGCGTGTGCGTCCGCCCGCGAGTCGCTCGCCAGCGGACTGGGGGCGCTGCCCATCACCCCGCGCGCCGGGCTCATCTGCTCCGCCAGTCCGATCAGTCCCGATGGGTTGGTGCTCCGGGCCGCCGCCGTCTCTCCCGAGCTCTTGCAGCACACAGCCCAGGACTGGTTGTCCTTCCTTCCCTCCATGCTGGGAGACAACCCCTGGGCCCATCACGGATGATGGGCCACTCACGCGGTGTGTCATGGTAGAAGTCTGATTCGTCGGATGGGCCCGTGCCCACGAAGCATCGCAGAAGGAGACACATGCACCTGTCACCGCGTGACATCGACAAGCTGCTGTTGCATGGAGCGGGCTTCCTGGCCCAGAAGCGTCTGGCTCGGGGCTTACGGCTCAACTACCCCGAAGCGGTGGCACTCATCTCCACCCAGCTCCTGGAGTTCATCCGCGACGGCAAGCACAGCGTGGAAGAGCTGATGGACCTGGGAAGGAACCTGCTGGGCCGCGCGCAAGTGATGGCCGGCGTGCCGGAGATGATCGCGGACGTGCAGGTGGAAGGCACCTTCCCGGATGGTTGCAAGCTGGTGACGGTGTCGCAACCCATCGCGAAGCATCACGGCGACCTCGAGCTGGCACTCCACGGCAGCTTCCTTCCCGTGCCACCGCTCTCGCTCTTCCCTGATGCGCTGAGCACGGTGATGGAGACGCCGGGCGAGGTGATCGTGCAACCCGGTGAGCTGGTGCTCAACGAGGGCCGCGACGTCATCGAACTGGAGATCACCAATACGGGTGATCGTCCCATCCAGGTGGGCAGCCACTTCCACTTCATCGAGACGAACCGGGAGCTCGTCTTCGATCGACGAAAGGCATACGGCCGGCGGTTGAACATCGCGGCGGGCACGGCGGTGCGCTTCGAGAGGGATGAGGTCGAGACGGTACAGTTGGTGAAGATCGCCGGAGCGCAGGTGATTCGAGGTGGCAATGCACTGGCCTCCGGTCCCCTGTCCGCGCAGAACGCGGAGCGGGCCATGGAGCAGGTGCTCGCGCGGAACTTCGGTCACAAGGACCAGGAGGAGACATGAGCACGAAGAAGATCAGTCGCGCCGATTATGCCGCCCTGTACGGTCCCACCACGGGTGACAAGGTCCGGTTGGCGAACACGGGGTTGCTGGCGCAGGTGGAGCACGACCACACCGTCTACGGAGACGAGTGTGTGTTCGGCGGCGGCAAGGTGCTGCGCGAGGGCATGGGGCAGCAGGTGGGCGCGAGCAACGCCGAGGCGCTGGACTGCGTCATCACCAATGCCCTCATCATCGACTGGAAGGGCATCTACAAGGCGGACATCGGCATCAAGGCGGGACGCATCCGCGGCATTGGCAAGGCGGGCAACCCGGACGTGATGGCTGGGGTGACCCCGGGTATGGTGGTGGGCGTGACCACCGAGGTCATCGCCGGCGAGGGGCACATCGTCACGGCGGGCGGCATCGACACGCACATCCACTTCATCTGCCCGCAGCAGGCGGATGAAGCGCTCGCCAGCGGCGTCACCACCTGGGTGGGTGGAGGAACGGGGCCCGCCACGGGCAGCAAGGCCACCACCTGCACGCCCGGGATGTGGAACATCCTGCGGATGTTGGAGGCCACGGACACGCTGCCGCTCAACATCGGCATCACCGGCAAGGGCAACACGTCCAGTCCCGAGGGCCTGTGGGAGCAGATTGCCGCGGGCGCCGTGGGGCTGAAGCTGCACGAGGACTGGGGTTCTTCTCCGGCCGCCATCGACACGTGCTTGTCGGTGGCCGAGCAGGAGGACGTGCAGGTCACCATCCACACGGACACGTTGAACGAGTCCGGCTCGGTGGAGGACTCCCTGGCCGCCTTCAAGGGCCGCACGATCCACACCTACCACTCGGAAGGCGCGGGCGGCGGGCATGCGCCCGACATCATCCGGGTGTGCGGCTACCCCAATGTCCTGCCCAGCTCGACCAACCCCACGCGTCCGTACACGGTGAACACGCTGGATGAGCACCTGGACATGCTCATGGTGTGTCACCACCTGAAGAAGGAAATCAAGGAGGACATGGCGTTCGCCAACAGCCGTATCCGCGAGGGGACGATCGCCGCGGAGGACATCCTCAACGACATGGGCGCCATCAGCATGATCTCCTCGGACAGCCAGGCGATGGGCCGGGTGGGCGAGGTCATCAGCCGCACGTGGCAGACGGCCCACAAGATGCGCGAGCAGCGGGGCCGCCTGCCCGAGGAGCAGGGCGACAACGACAACTTCCGCATCCGCCGCTACGTGGCCAAGTACACCATCAACCCCGCCATCGCTCACGGCATGTCCCATGAGGTGGGCTCGGTGGAGCCGGGAAAGCTGGCGGACCTGGTGCTGTGGAAGCCCGCCTTCTTCGGGATCCGCCCGGAGCTGGTGCTCAAGGGAGGGCTCGTCGCCTGGTCGCAGATGGGAGATCCGGGCGCGGCCATCCCCACGCCTCAGCCCAACTACATGCGGCCCATGTTCGGCGCGCGGGGACGGGCCCTGGGGGCCACGAGCATCGCCTTCGTGTCGGCGCGCTCCCTGGACGAGGGGTTGGTCCGGGGGTTGGGACTGACCAAGCAACTGTCCGCGGTGCGCCAGTGCCGGGGAATCGGCAAGAAGGACATGAAGCTCAACGACTTCCTGCCGCCCGACCTCGCCGTGGCCGCGGATAAGTTCTGGGTGTACATCAACAAGCAGCCGCTCCTGTGCGAGCCCGCCGCGTGGCTTCCCCTGGGACAGCTCTACTCGCTGTTCTGAGAGGCGCGCCATGGGCTCTTCCTGGAGGGTGTTGCAGCTGGCGGACTCGGGCTTTCCCACCGGGGGCTTCGCGCACTCGGGGGGATTGGAGGCGGCGGTGCAGCACGGCGAGGTGCGCGGCCGCGAGGGGCTGGAGCGCTTCGCGCGGGAGCTGCTCTGGCAGGTGGGGCACGGCGCCCTGCCCGCGCTGGGTGCCGCCTGGCGTGAGCCCTCCCTGGTGGCGGGAGTGGACGCGCGGGTGGAGGCGTTCCTCACCAACCACGTGGCCAACCGCGCGAGCCGCACCCAGGGCCGGGCCTTCCTGGACACCTGCGCGCGCATCTTCCCCGAGCAGGTGGGCCCCCTGCGCCACGCCGCGCGCGAGGCCGGGGTGCGCTTCCACCACGCGCCCCTCTTCGGCGCGGTGCTGCGCGTGCTGGAGGTGGAACTGCTCGAGGTCCAGCAGCTCCTCTTGTCCCTGTCGCTGCGCGGCGCGCTGTCGGCGGCGGTGCGCATGGGAATCGTCGGCACGCACGAGTCCCACCAGCTCCAGCACCAGCTCACCCCGCTGCTCGACGAGGTGCTCGCCACCTGTGGCGGGCTGGGCCTGGAGGCGCTCGCCCAGACGTCACCGTTGGTGGATCTGCTCGGCTCCACGCATGACCGGTTGTACTCGCGGCTCTTTCTCTCTTGAGGTGAACCATGCACGACGACGAACACCGTGGCCACGGCCAGGACGACGCTGACCACACGCACGAGGAGTGGGACCATCCCGGGCACTTCCACGAGCGCGACAAGCCCCACCGCGCCGACTTCTCCGAGCGCTCCTTCACCATCGGCATTGGCGGGCCGGTGGGCAGCGGCAAGACGGCGCTGGTGCTGGCCCTGTGCCGGGCGCTGCGCGACAACTACCGCCTGGGCGTGGTGACCAACGACATCTTCACCAAGGAGGATGCCGAGTTCCTCGTGCGCAACCAGGCCCTGTCGCCCGAGCGCATCAAGGCGGTGGAGACGGGCGGCTGCCCCCACGCGGCCATCCGCGAGGACATCAGCCACAACCTGCTCGCCCTGGAGGAGCTGATGGAGCAGCTCAAGCCGGAGCTGCTCATCGTGGAGAGCGGCGGCGACAACCTGGCGGCGCAGTACAGCCGCGAGCTGGCCGACTACACCCTCTACGTCATCGACGTGGCGGGCGGGGACAAGGTGCCGCGCAAGGGCGGGCCGGGCATCACCCAGTCGGATCTGCTCATCATCAACAAGACGGACCTCGCGCCGCACGTGGGCGCGGACCTGGCCGTCATGGAGCGAGATGCCCGGAAGATGCGCGGCGACGGGCCCTTCGTCTTCACCCAGGTGACCAAGGGGGTGGGGCTCCAGTCGGTCATCGATCACATCATCGGCGCGTGGCGCAAGGCCACCGGGCCGGCGCCCCGGAGCTGAGCCCCGGGGCGGAACGGGTGGAGCCGGACAGGTGCTTCCGGCTCCACCTTCAGCTGCTCACCTTCAGGCTTCTCAGGCGGCGTGCTCCGGCGTGTCCGACTTGCCGGTGGACGGAGCGCTGGAGGAGTCCGAGGCACTCGCGGCCCGCTGCCTCGCGCGGCGATCCCACATCACCTGCATCACCGCGGCGAGCACCGTGAAGGACACGATGAGCGTGGTGAGCAGGCCGATGCACGCCACGAGCCCCATGGACTTCAGGCCGTTGTGGCTGGCGACGAGCAGGGCGGCGAAGCCCGCGGCCGTCGTCAGCGTGGACGAGGCCACCGCGGCGCCCACGCTGCGCAGCGCCACCATGGGAGAGGTGCCCTCGAGGAAGCGGTGCAACAGGTACAGGCCGTGGCTCACCCCGAAGCCCAGGAGGATGGGCAGGATGATGATGTTCATGAAGTTCAGGTGGATGTCCGCCAGCGACATGATGCCGAGCATCATCGCCAGGCCCACCGTGAGCGGGATGACCGAGGCGAGCGCCAGCGACACGCTGCGGAAGTCCAGGAAGTGCATGAACAGAATCCACAACGTCACCAGGAACACCGCCAGCTTGCCGTCGGCGAGCACGATGCGCGCCAGCCGCGCGAACAGCGGCGCCGCGCCCGCGGCCCGGTGGATCTGCGCCGGGGCGATCACCTTGCCCGACGCGTCCTTGATTTCGGGCGTGGGGATGGAGCTCGTCTGGTCGGCGAAGTCGAGCATCTTCTTGCCGTCCCACAGGTCCACGGCCGGGTAGATGAACGTGAGGTAGCCGTGGTTCTCCGGCTTCGTCTCCGGCAGGTGGACGAACTGCTCGCGGTAGTTGGCCGGCACGCCGTGCACGTCGAAGGGCCGGGCCTCGAGCATCTTCATGAACAGCGCCGCCTTGTCCTGGGTCTCGGGCGGCAGCGCGTTCACGTCGATGTCCTTGAGCTCCTCCTTCCACTCCTGGAGGATCTTCGCGTTGGCGGCCGCCGTCTCGGGCGGCGGAACGAAGGTGTAGATGCTCACCACCTGATCCACGGTGTTGTACTTGTCCGGGTGCTGGGTGAGCTCCTCGTAGATGGCCTTCGCCTCCTCCAGCGTCTTGGAATAGACGGCGATGGGGTCCGCGGAGATGTTGAAGCGCTTGGTGATTTCATCCTGCAGCCGCACGGACGGCTGGCCCTCGGGGATGAGCGCTCGGCTGTTGTAGTTGAAGCGCACGCCCCCCTTGATGCGCTCCCACAGGGTGGTGGGGCGGTCCAGGGGGATCTCCTCGCTCGTCCAGTTGATGGCGCAGGCGCACAGGGCGAGCACGACGACGGTGCTGATGCCGAGCACGAGCCCCGGCCTGGGCACGCGCAGCTCCTTGCCCGTCTTGCTGTTGAGCGCCGGGGGCTTCATCTCGCCGATGAGCTTGCGCGGCAGCTCGGGGTTGAT encodes the following:
- the ureA gene encoding urease subunit gamma, with the translated sequence MHLSPRDIDKLLLHGAGFLAQKRLARGLRLNYPEAVALISTQLLEFIRDGKHSVEELMDLGRNLLGRAQVMAGVPEMIADVQVEGTFPDGCKLVTVSQPIAKHHGDLELALHGSFLPVPPLSLFPDALSTVMETPGEVIVQPGELVLNEGRDVIELEITNTGDRPIQVGSHFHFIETNRELVFDRRKAYGRRLNIAAGTAVRFERDEVETVQLVKIAGAQVIRGGNALASGPLSAQNAERAMEQVLARNFGHKDQEET
- a CDS encoding urease accessory protein UreF, which encodes MGSSWRVLQLADSGFPTGGFAHSGGLEAAVQHGEVRGREGLERFARELLWQVGHGALPALGAAWREPSLVAGVDARVEAFLTNHVANRASRTQGRAFLDTCARIFPEQVGPLRHAAREAGVRFHHAPLFGAVLRVLEVELLEVQQLLLSLSLRGALSAAVRMGIVGTHESHQLQHQLTPLLDEVLATCGGLGLEALAQTSPLVDLLGSTHDRLYSRLFLS
- the ureG gene encoding urease accessory protein UreG, with the translated sequence MHDDEHRGHGQDDADHTHEEWDHPGHFHERDKPHRADFSERSFTIGIGGPVGSGKTALVLALCRALRDNYRLGVVTNDIFTKEDAEFLVRNQALSPERIKAVETGGCPHAAIREDISHNLLALEELMEQLKPELLIVESGGDNLAAQYSRELADYTLYVIDVAGGDKVPRKGGPGITQSDLLIINKTDLAPHVGADLAVMERDARKMRGDGPFVFTQVTKGVGLQSVIDHIIGAWRKATGPAPRS
- the ureC gene encoding urease subunit alpha: MSTKKISRADYAALYGPTTGDKVRLANTGLLAQVEHDHTVYGDECVFGGGKVLREGMGQQVGASNAEALDCVITNALIIDWKGIYKADIGIKAGRIRGIGKAGNPDVMAGVTPGMVVGVTTEVIAGEGHIVTAGGIDTHIHFICPQQADEALASGVTTWVGGGTGPATGSKATTCTPGMWNILRMLEATDTLPLNIGITGKGNTSSPEGLWEQIAAGAVGLKLHEDWGSSPAAIDTCLSVAEQEDVQVTIHTDTLNESGSVEDSLAAFKGRTIHTYHSEGAGGGHAPDIIRVCGYPNVLPSSTNPTRPYTVNTLDEHLDMLMVCHHLKKEIKEDMAFANSRIREGTIAAEDILNDMGAISMISSDSQAMGRVGEVISRTWQTAHKMREQRGRLPEEQGDNDNFRIRRYVAKYTINPAIAHGMSHEVGSVEPGKLADLVLWKPAFFGIRPELVLKGGLVAWSQMGDPGAAIPTPQPNYMRPMFGARGRALGATSIAFVSARSLDEGLVRGLGLTKQLSAVRQCRGIGKKDMKLNDFLPPDLAVAADKFWVYINKQPLLCEPAAWLPLGQLYSLF
- a CDS encoding urease accessory protein UreD; protein product: MSSEQSPPDVAVQPGRASQAWLAFERVGKRTIVSRARAKSPVRLLTPRNHGHAAWVYTSLLGDGLVDGDRLSLELDVAEGASALLSSRGHTRVYRSPHGCRSEVVAKVGEGALLVWVPDPTTCYTGARYEQRLDIQLAPGASLVLMELVTTGRKANGERWTFSRFSSALRVHREGRALFDECWLLDPAQGAISERLGRFDAIGTVLLVGPACASARESLASGLGALPITPRAGLICSASPISPDGLVLRAAAVSPELLQHTAQDWLSFLPSMLGDNPWAHHG
- a CDS encoding efflux RND transporter permease subunit, producing MSDSIHKPPRLALAYASLLVRRPGLVLLVILALFAVCLWGTTKLTINSNQLDLIDQDLPEVKEVKRIIDMIGGSGHLMLALRGDDEATLKKVADNLGAQLLADKQNVRSVTWKLPVEFIQQNMALFIKTEDLVEGKRRIMAFLKDQLRRANPFFIEIQKTEPVKLEMTDLVNKYGSVGKKSIRDDYNISNDKKMIMMLIKPMWDSNELGKSRAYIEELRQKLAAYSTQPGSDGVKLVEDYELMGNKQTVAYGFTGSYKTAVDDSYAIEESLQPVTLVAFAAIFIITILAFRKLVPTIIVASGTVVGTIITMGFTYVTVGELNMITSILGGLLMGFGIDYGIHFIFRTRLELGQGKRYDQAIRDAVVNAGRPALVAAVVTSGSFFVLVVSEFRGFSQFGFLAGFGTFIIGVLLFAWSPALLSIAGRINPELPRKLIGEMKPPALNSKTGKELRVPRPGLVLGISTVVVLALCACAINWTSEEIPLDRPTTLWERIKGGVRFNYNSRALIPEGQPSVRLQDEITKRFNISADPIAVYSKTLEEAKAIYEELTQHPDKYNTVDQVVSIYTFVPPPETAAANAKILQEWKEELKDIDVNALPPETQDKAALFMKMLEARPFDVHGVPANYREQFVHLPETKPENHGYLTFIYPAVDLWDGKKMLDFADQTSSIPTPEIKDASGKVIAPAQIHRAAGAAPLFARLARIVLADGKLAVFLVTLWILFMHFLDFRSVSLALASVIPLTVGLAMMLGIMSLADIHLNFMNIIILPILLGFGVSHGLYLLHRFLEGTSPMVALRSVGAAVASSTLTTAAGFAALLVASHNGLKSMGLVACIGLLTTLIVSFTVLAAVMQVMWDRRARQRAASASDSSSAPSTGKSDTPEHAA